In Necator americanus strain Aroian chromosome IV, whole genome shotgun sequence, the following proteins share a genomic window:
- a CDS encoding hypothetical protein (NECATOR_CHRIV.G13515.T2) translates to MDSRKSERKVERLILLWRAPLSLCRRCDSSDYDFEYTECSADGSRWRVAIPHQIGACEGLPEPTRGLNCSFSCSSGNYLDIVTQSCRPCAPGQYSLGGGSRFEEFYTLPSGFSIENFDPGSVSFDDTTPLNTEPCPPEAGWIVRDAELLYVPSPCVSRLSFSAKLVRPGFVDFSYRMPKNNKVLSLHVDVRNQQCQSYREAMQSMLTKYSGSSRSHKEESNGDWQKRTVDLRTGANVISWTVTNSGGAKVSSEPIRISRIDILGLAFTRECSLCPAGTYSQTGAVECIPCAPGYFAPKGADKCGRCPQTQFSGPKSDRCYDRPACRHSDYYPVTEPCINGTTRTTYKKVQPAICREDLPGAATLPSPSGTRPCPPCNPGMAKDANGVCAFCPAEHFSQGIACVRCPVETVPNYGYEYVQWDAIPPNIVTRCEYISEEVSTICDIGEAWLASGTALVSAPSLQKGIALELELTVAEGFSNPMAPRDLPGTPQAPVAHFSIVFETTCADSSCVLYMIESPMERSKTSKYRFLASFNGSQPRRVWSHSIFKLNSARFMVAFLRSGSTSGDDSVMDQARILSMNVTNVGMKGGVQGGGASRCLPCPTGRFGKCIPCPPGHFMTARTHECVLCPPNTVANASSERIGIESCITCGENLHSVDGIACTSEGFLSVTRDNRTLSYDLSSWVKKSWTTTAVKVFAREGASYYHMFNFSLFGEKVQCQEVYDSGDAFSTNDQSRDVVTGTACRLTVLPDIGSNRTKLAFVSPLLLATRLGEISLRRNRDGWTLTDQLLEYEGVEETSRPIDIHFWFDSVGVPSEGCPRGNALIITARCMPSKKQLEIRLPHTCPDGTCDGCLFHAIVESVQACPICGIGDYDMIRGECVEGQQTIHYIPDKHCVLTGKEAQSRKEACSSLSQKEKLFLGFGLTMFFILCIALVIICQRNRRLEYKYTRLVESRNGELPTAETCGLEDDEDDEAADRVIFAKGKRKIFGGRDTEAFVPLENED, encoded by the exons ATGGACTCTAGGAAATCGGAAAGGAAAGTGGaaag ATTGATCTTACTGTGGCGGGCGCCTCTTTCTTTGTGTCGTCGCTGCGATTCCTCTGACTACGATTTTGAGTACACTGAGTGCAGTGCGGATGGATCACGATGGAGGGTAGCGATACCACATCAGATCGGAGCTTGTGAAGGACTGCCTGAACCGACACGTGGACTGAATTGCT CATTCTCGTGTTCTTCCGGAAACTACCTGGATATAGTGACGCAGTCCTGCAGACCTTGTGCACCAG GACAATATAGTCTTGGAGGCGGGTCACGTTTTGAAGAGTTCTACACGCTGCCGTCTGGCTTCTCAATCGAAAACTTCGATCCTGGTTCAGTAAGCTTTGACGACACTACACCGTTGAACACTGAACCGTGTCCGCCTGA AGCCGGGTGGATTGTTCGAGATGCTGAGTTGCTGTATGTGCCATCGCCATGTGTCTCTCGACTGTCATTTTCCGCAAAACTCGTAAGGCCTGGTTTTGTGGATTTCTCCTATCGAATGCCGAAGAACAACAAGGTTTTGTCTCTCCACGTTGATGTGCGCAATCAACAGTGTCAGAGCTACAG AGAAGCTATGCAATCCATGCTAACTAAATACAGCGGCAGCAGTCGCAGTCATAAAGAGGAATCAAACGGCGATTGGCAAAAACGAACAGTTGACCTCAGAACAG GGGCAAACGTCATCAGCTGGACTGTCACAAACAGTGGTGGTGCAAAGGTGTCATCAGAGCCAATTCGAATCTCGAGGATTGACATTCTCG gcCTCGCATTCACAAGAGAGTGTTCTCTTTGTCCGGCTGGCACATATTCTCAAACGGGGGCAGTCGAGTGCATCCCATGCGCTCCAGGATACTTCGCACCTAAGGGAGCCGACAAATGTGGACGTTGCCCACAGACGCAATTTTCAG GACCGAAATCGGACCGTTGCTATGATCGGCCAGCGTGTCGTCACTCCGACTACTACCCAGTGACTGAACCGTGTATTAATGGAACTACGCGTACTACTTACAAGAAAGTACAGCCAGCTATTTGCAGGGAAGACCTCCCTGGCGCTGCCACG TTGCCTTCTCCGAGTGGGACTCGACCGTGTCCCCCATGTAATCCAGGAATGGCCAAGGATGCAAATGGAGTGTGCGCGTTTTGCCCTGCAGAGCATTTTTCACAAGGAATTG CCTGCGTTCGTTGTCCCGTTGAGACAGTGCCGAATTATGGTTACGAGTACGTACAGTGGGACGCAATTCCTCCGAACATCGTCACGAGATGCGAATATATCAGCGAAG AAGTGTCGACTATTTGCGATATCGGTGAAGCTTGGTTAGCATCTGGTACAGCTCTTGTTTCCGCCCCTTCATTGCAAAAAGGGATTGCGTTGGAGCTGGAGCTTACCGTTGCCGAAG GGTTCTCGAATCCTATGGCTCCGAGAGATTTGCCGGGAACGCCTCAAGCCCCTGTTGCACACTTCTCAATTGTATTCGAAACCACTTGTGCAGACAGTTCCTGTGTGCTCTACATGATTGAG AGCCCCATGGAACGATCCAAAACATCCAAGTATCGTTTCCTCGCTTCTTTCAATGGAAGTCAGCCACGACGTGTCTGGTCGCATAGCATCTTCAAGCTTAACAGCGCTAGATTTATG GTCGCCTTCCTTCGTTCTGGCTCGACGTCTGGCGATGATTCGGTCATGGATCAGGCACGTATCTTGTCTATGAACGTCACTAACGTTGGTATGAAAGGAGGTGTACAAGGAGGTGGTGCCAGCCGATGTTTACCCTGCCCAACTGGAAGGTTTGGAAAGTGCATACCATGTCCTCCCGGGCATTTTATGACCGCAAGG ACCCATGAATGTGTTCTTTGCCCGCCTAACACCGTTGCTAATGCGTCTTCGGAGCGAATTGGAATTGAGAGTTGTATTACTTGTGGCGAAAATTTGCACTCGGTCGATGGAATCGCGTGTACATCGGAAGGATTTCTATCTGTAACCAGAGATAACAGGACACTCAGTTACGACTTATCGTCCTGGGTGAAaaa ATCGTGGACAACCACTGCTGTGAAGGTTTTTGCACGAGAAGGGGCCTCATACTATCACATGTTCAACTTCTCATTATTCGGTGAAAAAGTCCAATGTCAAGAGGTTTACGATTCCGGTGACGCTTTTTCAACAAATGACCAG AGTCGCGACGTGGTAACGGGAACTGCTTGCAGACTTACTGTCTTGCCAGACATTGGAAGCAATCGTACCAAACTTGCATTTGTTTCTCCCCTGTT ATTGGCCACCCGTCTTGGAGAAATTAGTTTGAGGAGGAACCGAGATGGCTGGACACTAACGGATCAACTACTCGAATACG AAGGAGTTGAGGAAACATCTCGTCCAATTGACATCCACTTCTGGTTCGACTCTGTTGGTGTACCTTCGGAAGGGTGCCCAAGGGGTAACGCATTGATCATCACCGCAAGGTGCATGCCAAGCAAAAAACAACTGGAG ATTCGACTTCCTCACACATGTCCGGATGGCACTTGTGACGGATGTCTTTTTCATGCCATTGTGGAATCGGTACAG GCCTGTCCTATTTGTGGCATCGGTGACTACGACATGATTCGAGGCGAATGCGTCGAAGGACAGCAGACAATTCATTACATTCCTGATAA GCACTGTGTGCTTACTGGAAAAGAGGCGCAATCTAGGAAAGAGGCATGTTCGTCTCTCTCGCAAAAGGAGAAATTGTTCCTTGGATTTGGACTGACAATGTTCTTCATCCTGTGTATCGCCCTCGTGATCATCTGCCAAAGGAACAGAAG ATTGGAGTACAAGTACACTCGATTGGTTGAGTCAAGAAATGGAGAGCTACCTACTGCAGAAACATGTGGCTTGGAagatgatgaggatgatgag GCTGCCGACAGAGTCATATTTGCTAAAGGAAAACGGAAAATCTTTGGTGGTCGTGACACGGAAGCATTCGTTCCACTGGAAAATGAGGACTGA
- a CDS encoding hypothetical protein (NECATOR_CHRIV.G13515.T1), whose product MLINRVQMDRLIVVLIRLILLWRAPLSLCRRCDSSDYDFEYTECSADGSRWRVAIPHQIGACEGLPEPTRGLNCSFSCSSGNYLDIVTQSCRPCAPGQYSLGGGSRFEEFYTLPSGFSIENFDPGSVSFDDTTPLNTEPCPPEAGWIVRDAELLYVPSPCVSRLSFSAKLVRPGFVDFSYRMPKNNKVLSLHVDVRNQQCQSYREAMQSMLTKYSGSSRSHKEESNGDWQKRTVDLRTGANVISWTVTNSGGAKVSSEPIRISRIDILGLAFTRECSLCPAGTYSQTGAVECIPCAPGYFAPKGADKCGRCPQTQFSGPKSDRCYDRPACRHSDYYPVTEPCINGTTRTTYKKVQPAICREDLPGAATLPSPSGTRPCPPCNPGMAKDANGVCAFCPAEHFSQGIACVRCPVETVPNYGYEYVQWDAIPPNIVTRCEYISEEVSTICDIGEAWLASGTALVSAPSLQKGIALELELTVAEGFSNPMAPRDLPGTPQAPVAHFSIVFETTCADSSCVLYMIESPMERSKTSKYRFLASFNGSQPRRVWSHSIFKLNSARFMVAFLRSGSTSGDDSVMDQARILSMNVTNVGMKGGVQGGGASRCLPCPTGRFGKCIPCPPGHFMTARTHECVLCPPNTVANASSERIGIESCITCGENLHSVDGIACTSEGFLSVTRDNRTLSYDLSSWVKKSWTTTAVKVFAREGASYYHMFNFSLFGEKVQCQEVYDSGDAFSTNDQSRDVVTGTACRLTVLPDIGSNRTKLAFVSPLLLATRLGEISLRRNRDGWTLTDQLLEYEGVEETSRPIDIHFWFDSVGVPSEGCPRGNALIITARCMPSKKQLEIRLPHTCPDGTCDGCLFHAIVESVQACPICGIGDYDMIRGECVEGQQTIHYIPDKHCVLTGKEAQSRKEACSSLSQKEKLFLGFGLTMFFILCIALVIICQRNRRLEYKYTRLVESRNGELPTAETCGLEDDEDDEAADRVIFAKGKRKIFGGRDTEAFVPLENED is encoded by the exons ATGCTCATTAATAGGGTTCAAATGGACCGATTGATCGTAGTTCTAATCAG ATTGATCTTACTGTGGCGGGCGCCTCTTTCTTTGTGTCGTCGCTGCGATTCCTCTGACTACGATTTTGAGTACACTGAGTGCAGTGCGGATGGATCACGATGGAGGGTAGCGATACCACATCAGATCGGAGCTTGTGAAGGACTGCCTGAACCGACACGTGGACTGAATTGCT CATTCTCGTGTTCTTCCGGAAACTACCTGGATATAGTGACGCAGTCCTGCAGACCTTGTGCACCAG GACAATATAGTCTTGGAGGCGGGTCACGTTTTGAAGAGTTCTACACGCTGCCGTCTGGCTTCTCAATCGAAAACTTCGATCCTGGTTCAGTAAGCTTTGACGACACTACACCGTTGAACACTGAACCGTGTCCGCCTGA AGCCGGGTGGATTGTTCGAGATGCTGAGTTGCTGTATGTGCCATCGCCATGTGTCTCTCGACTGTCATTTTCCGCAAAACTCGTAAGGCCTGGTTTTGTGGATTTCTCCTATCGAATGCCGAAGAACAACAAGGTTTTGTCTCTCCACGTTGATGTGCGCAATCAACAGTGTCAGAGCTACAG AGAAGCTATGCAATCCATGCTAACTAAATACAGCGGCAGCAGTCGCAGTCATAAAGAGGAATCAAACGGCGATTGGCAAAAACGAACAGTTGACCTCAGAACAG GGGCAAACGTCATCAGCTGGACTGTCACAAACAGTGGTGGTGCAAAGGTGTCATCAGAGCCAATTCGAATCTCGAGGATTGACATTCTCG gcCTCGCATTCACAAGAGAGTGTTCTCTTTGTCCGGCTGGCACATATTCTCAAACGGGGGCAGTCGAGTGCATCCCATGCGCTCCAGGATACTTCGCACCTAAGGGAGCCGACAAATGTGGACGTTGCCCACAGACGCAATTTTCAG GACCGAAATCGGACCGTTGCTATGATCGGCCAGCGTGTCGTCACTCCGACTACTACCCAGTGACTGAACCGTGTATTAATGGAACTACGCGTACTACTTACAAGAAAGTACAGCCAGCTATTTGCAGGGAAGACCTCCCTGGCGCTGCCACG TTGCCTTCTCCGAGTGGGACTCGACCGTGTCCCCCATGTAATCCAGGAATGGCCAAGGATGCAAATGGAGTGTGCGCGTTTTGCCCTGCAGAGCATTTTTCACAAGGAATTG CCTGCGTTCGTTGTCCCGTTGAGACAGTGCCGAATTATGGTTACGAGTACGTACAGTGGGACGCAATTCCTCCGAACATCGTCACGAGATGCGAATATATCAGCGAAG AAGTGTCGACTATTTGCGATATCGGTGAAGCTTGGTTAGCATCTGGTACAGCTCTTGTTTCCGCCCCTTCATTGCAAAAAGGGATTGCGTTGGAGCTGGAGCTTACCGTTGCCGAAG GGTTCTCGAATCCTATGGCTCCGAGAGATTTGCCGGGAACGCCTCAAGCCCCTGTTGCACACTTCTCAATTGTATTCGAAACCACTTGTGCAGACAGTTCCTGTGTGCTCTACATGATTGAG AGCCCCATGGAACGATCCAAAACATCCAAGTATCGTTTCCTCGCTTCTTTCAATGGAAGTCAGCCACGACGTGTCTGGTCGCATAGCATCTTCAAGCTTAACAGCGCTAGATTTATG GTCGCCTTCCTTCGTTCTGGCTCGACGTCTGGCGATGATTCGGTCATGGATCAGGCACGTATCTTGTCTATGAACGTCACTAACGTTGGTATGAAAGGAGGTGTACAAGGAGGTGGTGCCAGCCGATGTTTACCCTGCCCAACTGGAAGGTTTGGAAAGTGCATACCATGTCCTCCCGGGCATTTTATGACCGCAAGG ACCCATGAATGTGTTCTTTGCCCGCCTAACACCGTTGCTAATGCGTCTTCGGAGCGAATTGGAATTGAGAGTTGTATTACTTGTGGCGAAAATTTGCACTCGGTCGATGGAATCGCGTGTACATCGGAAGGATTTCTATCTGTAACCAGAGATAACAGGACACTCAGTTACGACTTATCGTCCTGGGTGAAaaa ATCGTGGACAACCACTGCTGTGAAGGTTTTTGCACGAGAAGGGGCCTCATACTATCACATGTTCAACTTCTCATTATTCGGTGAAAAAGTCCAATGTCAAGAGGTTTACGATTCCGGTGACGCTTTTTCAACAAATGACCAG AGTCGCGACGTGGTAACGGGAACTGCTTGCAGACTTACTGTCTTGCCAGACATTGGAAGCAATCGTACCAAACTTGCATTTGTTTCTCCCCTGTT ATTGGCCACCCGTCTTGGAGAAATTAGTTTGAGGAGGAACCGAGATGGCTGGACACTAACGGATCAACTACTCGAATACG AAGGAGTTGAGGAAACATCTCGTCCAATTGACATCCACTTCTGGTTCGACTCTGTTGGTGTACCTTCGGAAGGGTGCCCAAGGGGTAACGCATTGATCATCACCGCAAGGTGCATGCCAAGCAAAAAACAACTGGAG ATTCGACTTCCTCACACATGTCCGGATGGCACTTGTGACGGATGTCTTTTTCATGCCATTGTGGAATCGGTACAG GCCTGTCCTATTTGTGGCATCGGTGACTACGACATGATTCGAGGCGAATGCGTCGAAGGACAGCAGACAATTCATTACATTCCTGATAA GCACTGTGTGCTTACTGGAAAAGAGGCGCAATCTAGGAAAGAGGCATGTTCGTCTCTCTCGCAAAAGGAGAAATTGTTCCTTGGATTTGGACTGACAATGTTCTTCATCCTGTGTATCGCCCTCGTGATCATCTGCCAAAGGAACAGAAG ATTGGAGTACAAGTACACTCGATTGGTTGAGTCAAGAAATGGAGAGCTACCTACTGCAGAAACATGTGGCTTGGAagatgatgaggatgatgag GCTGCCGACAGAGTCATATTTGCTAAAGGAAAACGGAAAATCTTTGGTGGTCGTGACACGGAAGCATTCGTTCCACTGGAAAATGAGGACTGA
- a CDS encoding hypothetical protein (NECATOR_CHRIV.G13515.T3) produces the protein MDRLIVVLIRLILLWRAPLSLCRRCDSSDYDFEYTECSADGSRWRVAIPHQIGACEGLPEPTRGLNCSFSCSSGNYLDIVTQSCRPCAPGQYSLGGGSRFEEFYTLPSGFSIENFDPGSVSFDDTTPLNTEPCPPEAGWIVRDAELLYVPSPCVSRLSFSAKLVRPGFVDFSYRMPKNNKVLSLHVDVRNQQCQSYREAMQSMLTKYSGSSRSHKEESNGDWQKRTVDLRTGANVISWTVTNSGGAKVSSEPIRISRIDILGLAFTRECSLCPAGTYSQTGAVECIPCAPGYFAPKGADKCGRCPQTQFSGPKSDRCYDRPACRHSDYYPVTEPCINGTTRTTYKKVQPAICREDLPGAATLPSPSGTRPCPPCNPGMAKDANGVCAFCPAEHFSQGIACVRCPVETVPNYGYEYVQWDAIPPNIVTRCEYISEEVSTICDIGEAWLASGTALVSAPSLQKGIALELELTVAEGFSNPMAPRDLPGTPQAPVAHFSIVFETTCADSSCVLYMIESPMERSKTSKYRFLASFNGSQPRRVWSHSIFKLNSARFMVAFLRSGSTSGDDSVMDQARILSMNVTNVGMKGGVQGGGASRCLPCPTGRFGKCIPCPPGHFMTARTHECVLCPPNTVANASSERIGIESCITCGENLHSVDGIACTSEGFLSVTRDNRTLSYDLSSWVKKSWTTTAVKVFAREGASYYHMFNFSLFGEKVQCQEVYDSGDAFSTNDQSRDVVTGTACRLTVLPDIGSNRTKLAFVSPLLLATRLGEISLRRNRDGWTLTDQLLEYEGVEETSRPIDIHFWFDSVGVPSEGCPRGNALIITARCMPSKKQLEIRLPHTCPDGTCDGCLFHAIVESVQACPICGIGDYDMIRGECVEGQQTIHYIPDKHCVLTGKEAQSRKEACSSLSQKEKLFLGFGLTMFFILCIALVIICQRNRRLEYKYTRLVESRNGELPTAETCGLEDDEDDEAADRVIFAKGKRKIFGGRDTEAFVPLENED, from the exons ATGGACCGATTGATCGTAGTTCTAATCAG ATTGATCTTACTGTGGCGGGCGCCTCTTTCTTTGTGTCGTCGCTGCGATTCCTCTGACTACGATTTTGAGTACACTGAGTGCAGTGCGGATGGATCACGATGGAGGGTAGCGATACCACATCAGATCGGAGCTTGTGAAGGACTGCCTGAACCGACACGTGGACTGAATTGCT CATTCTCGTGTTCTTCCGGAAACTACCTGGATATAGTGACGCAGTCCTGCAGACCTTGTGCACCAG GACAATATAGTCTTGGAGGCGGGTCACGTTTTGAAGAGTTCTACACGCTGCCGTCTGGCTTCTCAATCGAAAACTTCGATCCTGGTTCAGTAAGCTTTGACGACACTACACCGTTGAACACTGAACCGTGTCCGCCTGA AGCCGGGTGGATTGTTCGAGATGCTGAGTTGCTGTATGTGCCATCGCCATGTGTCTCTCGACTGTCATTTTCCGCAAAACTCGTAAGGCCTGGTTTTGTGGATTTCTCCTATCGAATGCCGAAGAACAACAAGGTTTTGTCTCTCCACGTTGATGTGCGCAATCAACAGTGTCAGAGCTACAG AGAAGCTATGCAATCCATGCTAACTAAATACAGCGGCAGCAGTCGCAGTCATAAAGAGGAATCAAACGGCGATTGGCAAAAACGAACAGTTGACCTCAGAACAG GGGCAAACGTCATCAGCTGGACTGTCACAAACAGTGGTGGTGCAAAGGTGTCATCAGAGCCAATTCGAATCTCGAGGATTGACATTCTCG gcCTCGCATTCACAAGAGAGTGTTCTCTTTGTCCGGCTGGCACATATTCTCAAACGGGGGCAGTCGAGTGCATCCCATGCGCTCCAGGATACTTCGCACCTAAGGGAGCCGACAAATGTGGACGTTGCCCACAGACGCAATTTTCAG GACCGAAATCGGACCGTTGCTATGATCGGCCAGCGTGTCGTCACTCCGACTACTACCCAGTGACTGAACCGTGTATTAATGGAACTACGCGTACTACTTACAAGAAAGTACAGCCAGCTATTTGCAGGGAAGACCTCCCTGGCGCTGCCACG TTGCCTTCTCCGAGTGGGACTCGACCGTGTCCCCCATGTAATCCAGGAATGGCCAAGGATGCAAATGGAGTGTGCGCGTTTTGCCCTGCAGAGCATTTTTCACAAGGAATTG CCTGCGTTCGTTGTCCCGTTGAGACAGTGCCGAATTATGGTTACGAGTACGTACAGTGGGACGCAATTCCTCCGAACATCGTCACGAGATGCGAATATATCAGCGAAG AAGTGTCGACTATTTGCGATATCGGTGAAGCTTGGTTAGCATCTGGTACAGCTCTTGTTTCCGCCCCTTCATTGCAAAAAGGGATTGCGTTGGAGCTGGAGCTTACCGTTGCCGAAG GGTTCTCGAATCCTATGGCTCCGAGAGATTTGCCGGGAACGCCTCAAGCCCCTGTTGCACACTTCTCAATTGTATTCGAAACCACTTGTGCAGACAGTTCCTGTGTGCTCTACATGATTGAG AGCCCCATGGAACGATCCAAAACATCCAAGTATCGTTTCCTCGCTTCTTTCAATGGAAGTCAGCCACGACGTGTCTGGTCGCATAGCATCTTCAAGCTTAACAGCGCTAGATTTATG GTCGCCTTCCTTCGTTCTGGCTCGACGTCTGGCGATGATTCGGTCATGGATCAGGCACGTATCTTGTCTATGAACGTCACTAACGTTGGTATGAAAGGAGGTGTACAAGGAGGTGGTGCCAGCCGATGTTTACCCTGCCCAACTGGAAGGTTTGGAAAGTGCATACCATGTCCTCCCGGGCATTTTATGACCGCAAGG ACCCATGAATGTGTTCTTTGCCCGCCTAACACCGTTGCTAATGCGTCTTCGGAGCGAATTGGAATTGAGAGTTGTATTACTTGTGGCGAAAATTTGCACTCGGTCGATGGAATCGCGTGTACATCGGAAGGATTTCTATCTGTAACCAGAGATAACAGGACACTCAGTTACGACTTATCGTCCTGGGTGAAaaa ATCGTGGACAACCACTGCTGTGAAGGTTTTTGCACGAGAAGGGGCCTCATACTATCACATGTTCAACTTCTCATTATTCGGTGAAAAAGTCCAATGTCAAGAGGTTTACGATTCCGGTGACGCTTTTTCAACAAATGACCAG AGTCGCGACGTGGTAACGGGAACTGCTTGCAGACTTACTGTCTTGCCAGACATTGGAAGCAATCGTACCAAACTTGCATTTGTTTCTCCCCTGTT ATTGGCCACCCGTCTTGGAGAAATTAGTTTGAGGAGGAACCGAGATGGCTGGACACTAACGGATCAACTACTCGAATACG AAGGAGTTGAGGAAACATCTCGTCCAATTGACATCCACTTCTGGTTCGACTCTGTTGGTGTACCTTCGGAAGGGTGCCCAAGGGGTAACGCATTGATCATCACCGCAAGGTGCATGCCAAGCAAAAAACAACTGGAG ATTCGACTTCCTCACACATGTCCGGATGGCACTTGTGACGGATGTCTTTTTCATGCCATTGTGGAATCGGTACAG GCCTGTCCTATTTGTGGCATCGGTGACTACGACATGATTCGAGGCGAATGCGTCGAAGGACAGCAGACAATTCATTACATTCCTGATAA GCACTGTGTGCTTACTGGAAAAGAGGCGCAATCTAGGAAAGAGGCATGTTCGTCTCTCTCGCAAAAGGAGAAATTGTTCCTTGGATTTGGACTGACAATGTTCTTCATCCTGTGTATCGCCCTCGTGATCATCTGCCAAAGGAACAGAAG ATTGGAGTACAAGTACACTCGATTGGTTGAGTCAAGAAATGGAGAGCTACCTACTGCAGAAACATGTGGCTTGGAagatgatgaggatgatgag GCTGCCGACAGAGTCATATTTGCTAAAGGAAAACGGAAAATCTTTGGTGGTCGTGACACGGAAGCATTCGTTCCACTGGAAAATGAGGACTGA